The Salvelinus sp. IW2-2015 unplaced genomic scaffold, ASM291031v2 Un_scaffold1057, whole genome shotgun sequence genome contains a region encoding:
- the LOC112069604 gene encoding protein phosphatase 1 regulatory subunit 3E-like has product METEAVRSVVVMLPPKNCLPRNYSCIAGLFGSLTADPRLEDEEGMELNGTSEPIEMHHVVDERPRGRESFLKPPQSPNLRRRCKSLPTPIERAKLEISRSRSPCSQKKVRFADSLGLELTSVKHFNDTDMPDVPERIMARFDRGPLHLNPFDKFPRAPTXQSSFMELQFKNPGTLPGFTEKVKEVRVLLECAEADEFTLSGVVRVLNMAFEKSVYLRFSINNWITFMDSLASYIPESSDGVTDKFSFKIITPTTFLESGGTFQFAIRYCVGGDEYWDNNNGVNYKVRRHRFKISPPREWEDGWIHFI; this is encoded by the coding sequence ATGGAAACCGAGGCTGTGCGTTCTGTTGTGGTCATGCTGCCTCCCAAGAACTGCCTCCCGAGGAACTACAGCTGCATAGCTGGGTTGTTCGGGAGCTTGACAGCAGACCCGAGACTAGAAGACGAAGAGGGGATGGAGCTGAACGGAACAAGCGAGCCCATCGAGATGCACCATGTGGTGGATGAGAGACCAAGAGGCCGGGAATCCTTCCTCAAACCSCCGCAGAGTCCGAACCTGCGCCGGAGGTGCAAGTCTCTGCCGACCCCCATAGAGAGAGCGAAGCTTGAGATCTCCCGCAGCCGGAGTCCCTGCAGCCAGAAAAAGGTCCGTTTCGCCGACTCTCTGGGTCTGGAACTCACCTCTGTGAAGCACTTCAATGACACAGACATGCCCGATGTGCCGGAGCGCATAATGGCCAGATTCGACAGGGGTCCCCTCCATCTGAACCCCTTTGACAAGTTCCCCAGGGCACCGACCAMCCAGTCAAGTTTTATGGAGCTGCAATTCAAGAACCCCGGGACCCTGCCAGGCTTTACTGAGAAAGTGAAAGAAGTGAGAGTGTTGTTGGAGTGTGCTGAAGCMGACGAGTTCACTCTGTCGGGCGTCGTGCGGGTTTTGAACATGGCTTTCGAGAAAAGTGTCTATTTGAGGTTCTCAATCAACAACTGGATAACCTTTATGGACAGTCTGGCATCATATATCCCAGAATCAAGCGACGGTGTGACAGACAAATTCTCCTTTAAGATAATCACCCCAACAACGTTTCTGGAGAGCGGAGGCACATTCCAGTTTGCCATWAGATACTGCGTTGGTGGAGATGAGTATTGGGACAATAATAACGGGGTCAACTATAAAGTGCGACGCCACAGGTTTAAGATTTCTCCACCCCGTGAGTGGGAGGATGGCTGGATTCACTTCATCTAA